Genomic DNA from Candidatus Methylomirabilota bacterium:
CGAGGTGCTGCGCGCGCTCCCCGCGATCCGGTTCATCTGCTTCCTCGGCATCGGCTACCGCGCCCACATCGACGTGGACGAGGCCACCCGGCGAGGCGTGACCGTCACCTACACGCCCGACTACGGCGCCACCTCGGTCGCCGAGCACGCGCTGGGCATGATCCTGGCCCTCACCCGCCACATCGCGGCCGGCTTCGTCAGCATGCGGGCGGGACGCTGGGAGCCCGGGAGCTTCAAGGGCGTGGAGCTGCGGGGCAAGACGCTCGGGATCGTGGGGCTGGGACCGATCGGCAGCGAGATGGCGCGTCTCGGCGCGGGCATCGGCATGAAGCTCATCGGGTGGACCCGGCGCGCGAGTCCCGAGCGCGCCCGCCACGGCCTCGTGCTGGTCCCGATCGAGGAGGTGTTCACGGGCGGGGACGTCGTGAGCGTCCACCTCTCGCACACACCGGAGACCGAGGCCCTGGTCTCTCGCGCGCTCCTGAGTCGCATGAAGCCCGAGGCCTACTTCCTCAACACGGCGCGGGCCCGGGTCGTCGACAACGCCGCGCTCGCGGACCTCTTGCGGGCCGGGAAGATCGCCGGGGCGGCCCTCGACGTCCACGAAGAGGAGCCGCCGCGTGGCGCCTACGTCTTCCGCGAGCTGCCAAACGTGCTCATCACCCCGCACATCGGCTACAACACCCGGGAGGCCGCCTCCAACATGCTCCGGATCGCGATCGCGACGCTGGAGGCCTACCGCCGGGGCGAGGCGCTCCACGTGGTGAACCCGGCCGCCCGCCAGACCGTCGCGGGCTGATGTCGTCGTTCGCGGAGCTCGCCCGGGACTTCCTCGGAGAGGAGTACGCCGACGCGCCCGTGATGGCCAGCCACCTCGGGCTCACCGAGTACGACGAGCGGCTCGACGATCTCTCGGCGGCGGCCTTCGAGGCCCGGCATCGGAAGAGCCTCGTCTGGCTCGCTCGCTTCCGCGGGCTGGCCGAGGCCGACCTCGGCGCCGACGAGCGGATCGACCGCGACCTGGCCGTGTCGACGCTCCAGGGGCGCGCCATCATGGCCGATTGGGAGATGTGGCGCCGCCAGCCCGACACGTACCTGAATCCGGGACTCTCCGGGGTCTTCACCCTCTTCCTCCATCGCCTCCGGCCGGAGGCCGAGCTGGTGCGGGCGGCCGCCGCCCGGCTCCGCGCGGTGCCCCGCGCCATCGCGGATGGCGAGCGGAACCTCGCCGCCGACCTGACGCCGCGGGTCTACGTGGAGCGGGCACTCGGCCAGGCCCGCGCCGCGGCGCGTTACGCGCGCGAGCTCGTGCCCGCCGAGGTCGCGGACCCGCGACTGCGCGCGGAGATCGCCGAGGCGGGCGCCGTCGCCGCGGCAGCCTTCGAGCGCTTCGCCGCGTTCCTCGACGGACTCCGCGCGCGGGCGCGCGGGACCTGGGTGATCGGCGAGGCGCGCTACAGCCGGCTGCTCCGGGAGAAGGAGCTGCTGCCGCTCGACACCGGCGGTCTCCAAGCGCGCGGGCGCCGGGAGTACGCCCGGCTCGCCGAGGAGCTCCGCGAGTACGCCCGGAAGATTGCCGGCACCGACGACTGGCCCCGGGTGCTCGCGGAGCTGAACCGCGACCATCCGCCGACGCCGGAGACGATGCGCGAGGCGTATGACGAGTGGACGGAGCGCGCCCGGCGGTTCCTGCGCGAGCGGGGCCTGGTCTCGTTCCCCGCCGGCGAGGAGTGCGTGGTGCGCCCGTCCCCGCCCTTCCAGCGCCCGGTCCTGGCGGTCGCGTCCTATCAGCGCCCGCCGGCCTTCTCGACCTCGCTCCGCGGCCACTTCTTCGTGCCCTTCCCGCCCGACGGCGCCTCCGCCGAGGAAGTGCAGAAGCGCCTGGAGAACAACAGCCACGCCAGCATCCCCACCACGTCGGTCCACGAAGCCTACCCCGGACATCACTGGCACCTCGTCACGGCCAAGGCAAACCCGTCTGGGCTCCGCCGGACGTTCAGCACGTCGTACTTCACCGAAGGGTGGGCGCTCTACGCCGAGCAGATGATGCGTGAGCAGGGGTTCTTCGAGGACCCGCGCCACGAGATGAGCCAGTGCGAGGCCATGCTCTTCCGGGCCGCCCGCATCGTGGTCGACACGAGCCTCCACACCGGGGCGATGACCTTCGACGACGCGGTGGCCTTCATGACGGCGAAGGCCAACCTGCCGGAGCCGACCGCCAGGGCCGAGGTCGCCCGCTACTGTAGCTGGCCCACCCAGGCCTCCGCCTACCTCACCGGCTGCCTCGAGATCCTCGCCCTGCGCGAGCGATACTTCGCGCGCGGCGGTCATTCGGACACCGCCGCCCTCCGCGCCTTCCACGACACGCTGGCGGGGAGCGGCGCCCTCCC
This window encodes:
- a CDS encoding NAD(P)-dependent oxidoreductase, producing the protein MRIVFPEGAEFVENPADLDPLRRLGALVLCPGAPRDKADLIARCHDAEAVFLDYSLMDAEVLRALPAIRFICFLGIGYRAHIDVDEATRRGVTVTYTPDYGATSVAEHALGMILALTRHIAAGFVSMRAGRWEPGSFKGVELRGKTLGIVGLGPIGSEMARLGAGIGMKLIGWTRRASPERARHGLVLVPIEEVFTGGDVVSVHLSHTPETEALVSRALLSRMKPEAYFLNTARARVVDNAALADLLRAGKIAGAALDVHEEEPPRGAYVFRELPNVLITPHIGYNTREAASNMLRIAIATLEAYRRGEALHVVNPAARQTVAG
- a CDS encoding DUF885 domain-containing protein produces the protein MSSFAELARDFLGEEYADAPVMASHLGLTEYDERLDDLSAAAFEARHRKSLVWLARFRGLAEADLGADERIDRDLAVSTLQGRAIMADWEMWRRQPDTYLNPGLSGVFTLFLHRLRPEAELVRAAAARLRAVPRAIADGERNLAADLTPRVYVERALGQARAAARYARELVPAEVADPRLRAEIAEAGAVAAAAFERFAAFLDGLRARARGTWVIGEARYSRLLREKELLPLDTGGLQARGRREYARLAEELREYARKIAGTDDWPRVLAELNRDHPPTPETMREAYDEWTERARRFLRERGLVSFPAGEECVVRPSPPFQRPVLAVASYQRPPAFSTSLRGHFFVPFPPDGASAEEVQKRLENNSHASIPTTSVHEAYPGHHWHLVTAKANPSGLRRTFSTSYFTEGWALYAEQMMREQGFFEDPRHEMSQCEAMLFRAARIVVDTSLHTGAMTFDDAVAFMTAKANLPEPTARAEVARYCSWPTQASAYLTGCLEILALRERYFARGGHSDTAALRAFHDTLAGSGALPIALAERALALGEEA